TTATTCTGCTCATGTGATAGTTGTTTTCTAGTTTCCTTTATGTCTTGACGATTGTTCGGTATCCTGACCGGATATTGCCAGGAGATAATTCTGTAAATGGCCACTACGAATTTTTGTCTTTCCTAggtaatatcgatttttggacgCTGTCCCGTCGCTTATTCCTCCTTCTCCTCCCTCAGCAATTCCATTTCATTCATCGATTATTTGTAtctatttattgtttttatcgTGTTTCGTCGTGAACATTTGATAttcttttttatatatttttttcagcattgaTCAGTATGTCGAATTCGAACAAATTGATCGCAGAGAAGAATGGGTCCAGATATGGCAGAATGATTCATCCTTGGCTCCGAAAAAAGCAAGAtgtatgttttctttttatttttccaatttattggtaaaaaatttcccaattatccagaaaaagtaaatttttggtggtttttcgtaaaataattttccggGTCCTTGTGCTCGTACATAAAAACTCTAACATATATTTTCATCGAATTGTATTTAGTACATGCTGACATTAGAATTTTAGGAGATTCCACCAATCGGGGAACATTTGAAAACGAGcaacactaaaaaaaattcactgatggttgttcaaaattttccagcattaTTGGGACCTAATCGATAATACCGTTCAGTGttcaaatgtttaatttttagatgttGGCGGACACTCCAAGTCGACGAGAAGGAATGACATACGAGGAGGAGCTGTCAAAACGACAACAAGGAGGAGTCTTCATCTTTGACATTGCCATGCAATTGACACATGGCAAAGGAGAGCAGTGAGTGCAGTGATAGGATAAAGATTTAGAATCGAGTGAATTTCAAGTGAGGCGAATTGTAAAATTTAGGATTTAGATGGGTTCATATAGTTTTACAATTCATAAAAACGCCATCTCTTGTGATCATTTCTTTCGCTTCCTAATCTTTTCGAGACAATGTCTTGATTCTCTCCTCATCGAGCACTGCGATATATTCCAGCGGTCTGAGTGGAGTGGCGGCAACTCTGTTTAACCGATTCTTCAACGTTCACTCGCTCAAACGGTGTGATTTCCGAGACGTGGCGGCAGCATGTGTCTTTTTGGCAGGAAAGAACGAAGATGCACCCAAGAAGCTGAAATATGTGGTTACACAACTGTGGCAGTTCAAATATCCACACAATAAGCAGTTTCAATCAGAGCAACACTTCTTAGATCAGTGTAATGTCGTCACGTTAATAGAGGATGTACTTCTCAAAACCATTTGTAAGTTCTTTATCAATATCCTTCCGAACTGacttttctattaaaaaatagtattttttcattttgtattttcagccTTCGATATCAATGTAGATCTACCTCATCAGTATGTTCTAAAATTAATGCGCGATGTCGAGAAAGGTAGAAATGTATACAAGGATATGGTGAAAACTGCATATTACATGGCCACTGATGTGTAAGTTTTCTTTAATTGACTTGAGCCAACTATTACAactaatataatttttcagattaataaTCACCGACTGGAGTGTGCGATACTCATGTGCTTCAATAGCAACTGCTTGCGTAAACATAGCTGCCTTCTTTCATAACATCAACATGGACGATATCGTTCCATTTGAGTTATCTGATAGGTGGTACCGACTAGAAGATCAGTCAATGACTCGTGAAGAAGTTGAGGCCATGACTAAGGAATTCCTAGATATCTTCAGCCGAAATCCACAATTCCACATTGGGTCTCTTAAAAAGATTGATCCACTCGGAAAGGTTAAAATTGT
The nucleotide sequence above comes from Caenorhabditis elegans chromosome III. Encoded proteins:
- the cit-1.2 gene encoding Cyclin-T1.2 (Partially confirmed by transcript evidence), which encodes MSNSNKLIAEKNGSRYGRMIHPWLRKKQDMLADTPSRREGMTYEEELSKRQQGGVFIFDIAMQLTHGKGEHGLSGVAATLFNRFFNVHSLKRCDFRDVAAACVFLAGKNEDAPKKLKYVVTQLWQFKYPHNKQFQSEQHFLDQCNVVTLIEDVLLKTISFDINVDLPHQYVLKLMRDVEKGRNVYKDMVKTAYYMATDVLIITDWSVRYSCASIATACVNIAAFFHNINMDDIVPFELSDRWYRLEDQSMTREEVEAMTKEFLDIFSRNPQFHIGSLKKIDPLGKVKIVGMPPQVSSTVTPSGSSSNLKKIDLESYKGRPKPLSNSSDSPSTRPSFLPDVKNQKVVEQELMEQRMKEAAQQKIHRNGHRPSSSSHPLHHHSTSSSASNNSNHQNRSSSGLSAHQHQKPYNEDSRSAKRSMMYEETNSSKKPRIDYKMSFVASSSTTIATMHNDHFSQTTHQQNISTYARGVNEMMLNQVAPPPLMSVSAQPSTYQKMCMEYQRNPADSRHTMSSTQQISPPDEPSPPVSQILLPPPPPPPILPPRLDEMEEGELV